The Tautonia plasticadhaerens nucleotide sequence CCTCGGCGTCCGGGCTGAACGCCAGGCCGGGGAAGAATGTGAAATCGGCTCGCTGGCCCTCGAATGCAAGCGGCGAGAAGAGCAAGCGGCCGGTCTGCGCGTCCCAGATCTTCACCGTCCGATCGGCATAGCCGGCCGAGGCGAGGCGCCGGCCATCGGGGCTGAAGGCCAGGGCCGGCGTCCCCCCGTCATGCGCCTCGAACTCCAGGAGTCGTCGGCCGGTGGCGATCTCCCAGATCGTCACCATCCCACTCCGTTCTCCCGTGGCGAGGCGCCGGCCGTCGGGGCTGAAGGCGAGGGGCCAGGCCTCGGTCGGCGCCGGGAAGGACCGGATCGGCTCGCCCGTGGCGCGATCCCAGAGGACGGTCCACGATTCCTTGTAGGGGAGAAAGGACGCGGTCGATGCGGCGAGCTGGCCCTCGGGGCTGATCGCAATGGAGACCCAGCCATCGTGGCGATCGAAGGTGAGGTCGAGGCTCGGCGTCGCGAACCAGAGCTTGACCAACCGGTCCAACCCGCCCGATGCGACCCGAGACCCATCAGGGCTGAACGCCACGCCGAGCACGAAGTGCGCATGCCCGCGGAAGGTGGCGAGCCCGCGGCCGGAATCCACTTCCCAGAGCTTGACCACCTTGTCCTCGGCCCCGGAGGCCAGGCGACGGCCGTCGGGGCTGAAGGCCAGGGCCCGGACGAAGCCCTCGTGACCGTGGAAGGACCGGACCGGCGCCCCGGTGGATCGATCCCAGAGCTGGACCGTCTTGTCGAGCCCGCCCGAGGCGAGGCGGCGGCCGTCGGGGCTGAACGCCACGGCGTAGACCAGCTTGCCGCCATGGACTGGCAGGGAATGGATCCGCCTGGGCGTCTCGACCTCTTCGACGTCCCAGACCTCCACGAGGCCCTTGCTGGTCAGGGCGACCTGGCGGCCGTCGGGGCTGAACGCCACGCTCCAGACGCCGCACTCGCGCCCGGGCAGGACCCCGCCCACCGCCTCGCCGTTCGAGGCATCCAGGAGCCGGGCGTAACCGGGAGTCTCGAAGTTGCCGAGAATCCCGAAGCCCAGGACGATCCGCTTGCCGTCGGGGCTGAAGGCCAGCCCGAGGGCCGAGCGCTCGCCGGGCTCGGTCCTGGGGGGGAATCGCTCCCGCCCGGTGGCCAGCTCCCAGACGGCCAGATGGGGCCCGAAGCTCGCGGCGATCCAGCGGCCGTCGGGGCTGAACGCCACGCTCCGGACGCCTCCCGTCAGCCCATCGCGCTCGAAGACCACCCGCCCGGTCGTGGCGTCCCGGATCACCAGGGCTCCCGCGACTCCCGGCTCCTTGTCGTAGAAGTGGCCGGATCCGCACGCGACCTGACGGCCGTCGGGGCTGAACGCCACGGCATTGACCGCCGGGCCGGGCTCCCGGAACGTCTTCAGGTCGAGATGGCACTGGCGCCAGACATACGCCCACTCCCAGCCCCGGAGGTCGACCGGGCACCCGTCGAGCAGTTGCAGCGCCCGGGCGACGTCGTTCCCGAGGCACTCGCTCAGGGCGAGGTTGACGCGGGCGATGTAGTTCTGCCTGCGCAGCGATTCTTTCTGCCACTCGGCGCGCAGCCACTGGCTGGACACGCCCACGAACCCGGCGACGATGGCCATCGTCAGCAGGGCCAGGAGCGCAGCGATCGCCGGCCGCCGCCGCCCCCACTTGACCAGCCGCTCCCAGGACGACACCGGACGTGCCACGATCGGCTCGCCGGCCAGGAACCGGCGCAGATCCGCTTCCAGCGAGGCGGCCGAGTGATACCGCCTCTCCGGCTCCTTGCGCAGGCAGGTCAGCGCGATCGTCTCGAGGTCGCGGGGCAGTCCCGGCACCAGGCGGGACGGCGGCACCGGCTCGGCGTTCTTGACCTGCTCCAGCGTCTCCAGGAGCGTCGCGCCCCGGAATGGGGGCCGGCCGGTGAGCAACTCATACAGGATGGCCCCGAGGGCGTAGATGTCGGCCGCCGGGCCGACCTCCCGGGAATGGCCGCCGGCCTGCTCGGGGGCCATGTAGCTGGGGGAGCCGAGGATCGAGTCGGTGGCGGTCAGGCCCGAGTCGGAGCCGATCGCCTTGGCCACGCCGAAGTCGGCGACCTTGGGGGACTCGTGGTCGTCGAGCAGGACGTTGGCCGGCTTCAGGTCGCGGTGGACGACGCCCGCCTCGTGCGCCGCCTGGACGGCGTCGGCGAGCGTGGCGACCAGCCCGGCGGCGTGTCGGGGGGCCAGGGGGGTGCCGTCGAGCCGCTCGTCGAGGCTACCGCCGGTGAGGTACTCCAGCTCGATGAAGGGCAGGCCGTCGTGCTCGCCGATGTGATGGATCGTGACGATGTGTGGGTGCCGGAGGCGGGCCACCGATTCGGCCTCGGCCAGGAACCGGACCAGGGCCTCCGAGGATGCGAGCGGCCCGGAGCGGACCATCTTCAGGGCGCAGAGGCGATGGAGCCGCAGGTGAGTGGCCTTGAAGACCACCCCCATGCCGCCCCGGCCCAGCTCCCCCAGGATCTCGTAACCGGGGAGGACGGGCAGGGCTCGGGGGGAGGTCCCCGGGTCCGCTCCCCCGTCGATCGTCGGTGCGTCCGGGCCGGGCCCGGAGGCCCGGGGGTTGTGATGCCCGTCGATCCGGGTCTCGGCGCCGGAGGGGCCATTCGGGTCGTCGATCGTCGGTCCGGCCGGGTCGCGCCGCCCCGAGGGGGCCCCCGAGGCGTCGGCCTGCCGGGCTTCGGCGGGGACGCCCGACCTCGGGGGATCGGGGATGATTTTCTCGAACTCGTCCATGGTGGGGATCAGGGGCGATCGGCGAGGAACACCACCAGGCCCGGGGGATCCGGGCTGCCATCGATCCCACGTTAAGGCCCCGGGGCACCTCGTCCAACGGAATTCCCCCCCTCCCGCGGGAAGGGAGGCCGATGCCGGGGAGTTCGAATCGTCGGGCATGGTCCTTGCTTACCCGGCGATGAGCCGTGTGTTAGTGTCGGGGACGCCGGCGTGGGGTCGCGCCGGGCCCGAACCGTCTCTGGTCCCAACACCCGAAGCTCGGAGGCCAACGCTCATGGCCCAGGACAATCGCAACGTGTCCCGCATCGAGACCCTCTCGCGTCGCCAGTTCGTCCGGGCCGTGGGCGGCGCGGCCGCGATCGGCGGCCTGGCCCCGTTCGTCGGCCTCGGCACCGGCGCCGCCCGGGCCGCCGTGCTGGGCGAGGGGCCGAGCCCCAAGAGCGCCGCCGAGACGGCCGCCGGTCGGCTGTTCGAGTCGCTCAAGCCGGAGCAGCGCGAGGTGCTCTGCTTCTCGTACGACGACCCGCTCCGCAAGAAGATCAACGCCAACTGGGCGATCACCGAGCCGACGATCGGCGAGCTGAGCACCGAGCAGCAGATGCTCGTCGAGGACGTGGTCCGGGGCGTCACCAGCCCCGAGGGGTACGAGCGCTTCCGGATCCAGATGGACCAGGACTCCGGCGGCTTCGAGGAGTACCACATCGCGCTCTTCGGCGAGCCGGGCACCGACGCCTTCGAGTTCGAGCTGACCGGCCGGCACCTGACCCTGAGGGCCGACGGCAACAGCAACCCGGGCGCCGCCTTCGGCGGGCCGATCGTCTACGGCCACGGCCAGGGGGACTCCACCAAGGGCCTGCCCGGCAACGTCTTCTACTACCAGACCGTGAAGGCCAACCAGGTCTTCGGCGCCCTCGACGGCACGCAGCGCGACCTGGCCCTGGTCGACAACGCCCCGAGGGAGACCGCCGTCGAGATCCAGGGCGAGGGGGGCATGCTGCCGGGCATCTGCCTGAGCGAGCTGGCTTCCGACCAGAAGGAGCTGGTGGCCTCGGTCATCCGGGTCGTGCTCGACCCGTACCGGGCCGAGGACGTGGAGGAGGCGATGGCCGTGATCGAGGCCGGGGGCGGGATGGACGCCCTGCACATGGCCTTCTACAAGGAAGGCGACCTGGGCGACGACGGCGAGTGGGACAACTGGCGGATCGAGGGCCCGACCTTCGTCTGGCACTTCCGGGGCGCCCCCCACGTGCATGCCTATGTGAACATCGGCAAGAGGGCCTGACCCGGAATCGCCACCCGCTCCCCCTCGCAGACGGGGGGAGCGGGTGGCCAGGGGCCGGGCGAGGGGGATCGGACGCCTCGCCGGGCCTTGCAGTCACGCCAGGACCCCTCACCCCGTCCCTCTCCCCGCTCGCGGGGAGAGGGGGAGGGAGACGGACCCTCGCCCTCGTCTGCGGGGGAGAGGGCGGGCGGAGCCCGGGTGAGGGGGGCCCGGAGGATTCATGGGGCCCCGCGTCCCGGTCACGGCCCCCTCACCCCGTCCCTCTCCCCGCTCGCGGGGAGAGGGGGACGGAGGTCGGATCAGCCCAAATTGGTCCGAATCGGCACGATTTTTCATCGAGAATCGCATCCATGAAGATTTCCCGACGCACCTTCGTCCGCTCCGCCGCCTCGGCCGGGGCCCTGGCCGCGATGCCCGGCATCCTCCGGGCGAAGCAGGACGCGACCCACTCGACCGCGCTGATCGGCTCGGGCTGGTGGGGGACCAACATCCTCCGGGAGGCGATCGCCTCCGGCCGCTGCCGGCCCGTGGCGCTCTGCGACGTGGACGAGTCTCAAATCGCCTCCTGCAAGTCGGCCCTGGGCGGGATGCTGCCCGACTCGATCAAGGTGTACACGGATTATCGAGAGCTGATCGACGCCGAGCGGCCCGACGTCGCGATCGTCGCCACGCCCGACCACTGGCACCCGCTGATCACGATCGCCTGCTGCGACGCCGGGGCGCACGTCTACGTCGAGAAGCCGATCGGCCACACGGTGATGGAAGGCCGGGCGATGGTCGAGGCCGCCCGGCGGAACGACCGGGTGGTCCAGGTGGGGACGCACCGCCGCGTCTCGCCGCACAAC carries:
- a CDS encoding protein kinase domain-containing protein; this encodes MDEFEKIIPDPPRSGVPAEARQADASGAPSGRRDPAGPTIDDPNGPSGAETRIDGHHNPRASGPGPDAPTIDGGADPGTSPRALPVLPGYEILGELGRGGMGVVFKATHLRLHRLCALKMVRSGPLASSEALVRFLAEAESVARLRHPHIVTIHHIGEHDGLPFIELEYLTGGSLDERLDGTPLAPRHAAGLVATLADAVQAAHEAGVVHRDLKPANVLLDDHESPKVADFGVAKAIGSDSGLTATDSILGSPSYMAPEQAGGHSREVGPAADIYALGAILYELLTGRPPFRGATLLETLEQVKNAEPVPPSRLVPGLPRDLETIALTCLRKEPERRYHSAASLEADLRRFLAGEPIVARPVSSWERLVKWGRRRPAIAALLALLTMAIVAGFVGVSSQWLRAEWQKESLRRQNYIARVNLALSECLGNDVARALQLLDGCPVDLRGWEWAYVWRQCHLDLKTFREPGPAVNAVAFSPDGRQVACGSGHFYDKEPGVAGALVIRDATTGRVVFERDGLTGGVRSVAFSPDGRWIAASFGPHLAVWELATGRERFPPRTEPGERSALGLAFSPDGKRIVLGFGILGNFETPGYARLLDASNGEAVGGVLPGRECGVWSVAFSPDGRQVALTSKGLVEVWDVEEVETPRRIHSLPVHGGKLVYAVAFSPDGRRLASGGLDKTVQLWDRSTGAPVRSFHGHEGFVRALAFSPDGRRLASGAEDKVVKLWEVDSGRGLATFRGHAHFVLGVAFSPDGSRVASGGLDRLVKLWFATPSLDLTFDRHDGWVSIAISPEGQLAASTASFLPYKESWTVLWDRATGEPIRSFPAPTEAWPLAFSPDGRRLATGERSGMVTIWEIATGRRLLEFEAHDGGTPALAFSPDGRRLASAGYADRTVKIWDAQTGRLLFSPLAFEGQRADFTFFPGLAFSPDAEGRYLAATDSDSTVKVWDTRTGRLAYAPLEHRFPVHGVAFHSEGRLLVSTGGRVLEGRAEVTVWDPESGRKIADLLGHTDVVRAVAISPDGRRLATGSDDRTIKLWDTETFEEVFTLRGHTSGVISLSFSPDGRRLVSGSIDQTARIWDLDRPSLATLYRREAVSLVWPLFDRHRDTAAVLEALRSDPSLREPMRGMALDVAEGWPIGPDALPVGIRPDPAR
- a CDS encoding DUF3500 domain-containing protein, translating into MAQDNRNVSRIETLSRRQFVRAVGGAAAIGGLAPFVGLGTGAARAAVLGEGPSPKSAAETAAGRLFESLKPEQREVLCFSYDDPLRKKINANWAITEPTIGELSTEQQMLVEDVVRGVTSPEGYERFRIQMDQDSGGFEEYHIALFGEPGTDAFEFELTGRHLTLRADGNSNPGAAFGGPIVYGHGQGDSTKGLPGNVFYYQTVKANQVFGALDGTQRDLALVDNAPRETAVEIQGEGGMLPGICLSELASDQKELVASVIRVVLDPYRAEDVEEAMAVIEAGGGMDALHMAFYKEGDLGDDGEWDNWRIEGPTFVWHFRGAPHVHAYVNIGKRA